A genome region from Pseudomonas sp. S06B 330 includes the following:
- the pgl gene encoding 6-phosphogluconolactonase, which yields MAISELQLPANVTAHDFNTAQTLAEGLANDVAGRLNAAIAQKGQAVLVVSGGRSPVAFFQALIQQPLDWSRVLVTLADERWVPVEHADSNAGLLKRHLLTGNAAKARFLGLYRAAASLEAAALEADQALAELPGIDVLVLGMGDDGHTASLFPNSPNLSEGLDPQSPRRCLPMLAPAVPHQRLSMTRALLTRAAFTALSVQGPGKLATLRAALAGADLAQMPIRAFLQDPLDIYWCP from the coding sequence CTAACGTGACGGCACACGACTTCAACACTGCCCAAACGCTCGCCGAAGGCTTGGCCAACGATGTAGCGGGGCGTTTGAATGCAGCCATAGCGCAGAAAGGCCAGGCCGTCTTGGTGGTCTCTGGCGGGCGCAGCCCGGTGGCGTTTTTTCAGGCGCTGATCCAGCAGCCGCTGGACTGGTCGAGAGTACTGGTGACCTTGGCCGACGAGCGCTGGGTGCCGGTCGAGCATGCTGACAGTAATGCCGGTTTGCTCAAGCGTCATCTGTTGACCGGCAATGCCGCCAAGGCGAGGTTCCTTGGCCTGTACCGCGCTGCCGCCAGCCTTGAAGCCGCTGCACTTGAAGCCGATCAAGCCCTGGCCGAGCTGCCGGGCATCGATGTACTGGTCTTGGGCATGGGCGATGACGGGCACACGGCCTCGCTGTTCCCCAATAGCCCGAACCTCAGCGAAGGCCTTGATCCACAGAGCCCGCGCCGCTGCTTGCCGATGCTGGCGCCAGCGGTGCCTCATCAGCGCCTGAGCATGACCCGTGCCTTGCTTACCCGCGCCGCGTTCACCGCCTTGTCTGTGCAAGGCCCGGGCAAACTCGCTACCCTGCGCGCCGCGCTGGCGGGTGCCGATCTGGCCCAAATGCCGATTCGTGCCTTTTTACAAGACCCCCTGGATATTTACTGGTGCCCATGA